In one Arenibacter antarcticus genomic region, the following are encoded:
- the ytxJ gene encoding bacillithiol system redox-active protein YtxJ, with amino-acid sequence MGILNKLFGKDNNADKKETKVVPWIPLAASDQLTEIKEKSAEKTQVIFKHSTTCGISRMVMKRFNEEYDLSSDQVDLYYLDLHGYRSISNEIAELFQVQHESPQILVIKNGVVVAHDSHGGISQVNLEQLV; translated from the coding sequence ATGGGAATATTAAATAAGCTATTTGGGAAGGATAATAATGCGGATAAAAAGGAAACTAAGGTGGTACCTTGGATACCGCTTGCTGCTTCGGATCAATTAACGGAAATTAAGGAGAAATCTGCTGAGAAGACCCAGGTAATTTTTAAGCATTCAACAACTTGTGGGATTAGTAGAATGGTGATGAAGAGGTTTAATGAAGAGTACGATTTATCAAGTGATCAGGTTGATTTATATTATTTGGATTTACACGGCTATCGTTCAATATCCAATGAAATAGCAGAATTATTTCAGGTACAACATGAATCGCCCCAAATATTAGTCATTAAAAATGGGGTAGTGGTGGCTCATGATTCGCACGGTGGCATATCACAAGTAAATTTGGAACAGTTGGTTTAA